In a single window of the Zea mays cultivar B73 chromosome 5, Zm-B73-REFERENCE-NAM-5.0, whole genome shotgun sequence genome:
- the LOC100382456 gene encoding uncharacterized protein LOC100382456: MSDTTPAATALNHWNRSIQLAAASGSYGHCLRLYAGPLLAAGLRGDASTFPSLAKSCAALRLPGLGRAVHALAFLSGAAVSRDAFVRTSLVDMYAKCGRLPDAHRLFDETPCSSRTLVAWNCMISAYGRSSQVEEAVGVFNAMRRAEVRPSGSTVVGLLSGCADSVSARYPGVSVYGLTIKSGLDADLLVSNSVLTMLVRGGQLDSARLLFDRVENKSVVTWSAMASAYLQTGDWMEVFALFSSMRETEQPMDSVVLANLITAAMLFGNNLVAKGVHALAIKVGFDRQEDLAASLVNLYSKCGNLLAAREVFDSLQWKSVIMWTSMLNGYVECGYPDEALATFDAMLCAKVEPNKATVLAVLSAGANLGSANVAQKVEEHVKAMELQSDLQVCTRLIDMYCKCGSIQRARKIFDSVPNRDLAIWSAMINGHACNGEGSEAVVLFNEMQSKGVRPDAIVFTHILTACSHSGSVDEGLRCFHSMTAEHGIEPSVEHYMCMIDLLCKAGHLSSAIKFFGEMPVRLRNQVLAPLISAHRVNGADSSVEFMSEGLLNLGSQDSGHCVLISNMLSCLGQWKKARSYRTLISKQGLVKKPGWSYIELGG; the protein is encoded by the coding sequence ATGAGTGACACCACCCCTGCGGCCACAGCACTGAACCACTGGAACCGCTCGATCCAGCTCGCCGCCGCGTCGGGTTCTTACGGCCACTGCCTCCGCCTCTACGCGGGACCGCTCCTCGCCGCGGGCCTCCGCGGTGACGCCTCCACTTTCCCTTCCCTCGCCAAATCCTGCGCCGCGCTGCGCCTGCCGGGGCTCGGCCGTGCCGTCCACGCCCTCGCATTCCTCTCGGGCGCTGCCGTTTCTCGCGACGCCTTCGTGCGCACCTCTCTCGTCGACATGTACGCCAAGTGCGGCAGGCTTCCCGACGCGCACCGCCTGTTCGACGAAACGCCGTGCTCGAGCCGGACGCTGGTCGCCTGGAACTGCATGATCTCGGCGTACGGACGGAGCTCTCAGGTCGAGGAGGCCGTCGGGGTGTTCAACGCTATGCGGCGCGCGGAGGTCAGGCCCAGCGGGAGCACGGTCGTCGGCCTCCTGTCCGGGTGTGCGGACTCGGTGTCCGCGAGGTACCCTGGGGTGTCCGTCTATGGGCTCACCATCAAATCGGGCCTTGACGCGGATTTGCTTGTCTCGAACTCGGTGCTCACCATGCTTGTCCGTGGTGGCCAGCTGGACTCTGCAAGGCTGCTTTTCGATCGTGTGGAGAACAAGTCCGTGGTTACTTGGAGCGCCATGGCATCTGCTTATTTGCAGACAGGGGACTGGATGGAAGTGTTTGCACTGTTCAGCAGCATGCGAGAGACAGAGCAACCTATGGATTCAGTCGTGCTTGCCAATCTAATCACGGCCGCTATGCTGTTCGGAAACAACTTGGTGGCTAAAGGCGTGCACGCCCTTGCAATCAAGGTTGGTTTTGATCGTCAGGAGGATTTGGCAGCATCCTTGGTAAACTTGTATTCCAAGTGTGGAAATCTTTTGGCAGCTAGAGAGGTTTTTGATTCACTCCAGTGGAAGAGTGTAATCATGTGGACTTCGATGTTGAACGGATATGTCGAATGTGGTTATCCGGATGAGGCTCTGGCGACATTTGATGCCATGTTGTGTGCCAAGGTAGAGCCAAACAAAGCAACCGTTCTAGCGGTTCTTTCAGCAGGCGCTAATCTGGGATCCGCTAATGTTGCCCAAAAGGTCGAGGAGCATGTGAAAGCAATGGAGCTGCAGTCAGACCTGCAAGTTTGTACTCGACTGATAGACATGTACTGCAAGTGTGGGAGCATCCAGCGTGCTAGAAAAATATTTGACAGTGTTCCTAACAGGGACTTAGCTATCTGGAGTGCCATGATCAATGGACATGCTTGCAATGGAGAAGGCAGTGAGGCTGTTGTCCTTTTCAACGAGATGCAGAGCAAAGGTGTCCGACCTGATGCCATTGTCTTCACTCATATCCTAACAGCATGCAGCCACTCTGGTTCAGTAGATGAAGGTCTTCGCTGCTTTCATAGCATGACTGCAGAACATGGTATCGAACCATCAGTCGAACATTACATGTGCATGATTGATTTGCTTTGTAAAGCTGGTCATCTCAGTAGCGCTATAAAGTTCTTTGGTGAGATGCCAGTTCGGTTGCGAAACCAGGTTTTGGCTCCTCTAATTAGTGCACACAGAGTTAATGGTGCTGATTCATCCGTAGAGTTCATGTCAGAAGGACTACTGAACCTGGGCTCCCAAGATTCTGGTCACTGTGTCCTAATTTCTAACATGCTTAGCTGTTTGGGGCAGTGGAAGAAGGCCAGAAGTTATAGGACGCTAATAAGCAAGCAAGGATTAGTCAAGAAGCCTGGATGGAGTTACATCGAGCTGGGTGGCTAG
- the LOC100383303 gene encoding putative protein phosphatase 2C family protein, which yields MVEAAAGRRTGTSRRRPSGSGGEHRHLVALAVAARVAMVTTRSVGPAAVAEGDGAGAAVTDAGAAGGGGRCMEDFFDCLLGLLGALGMTWAAARPQRQPRPPLPRGAAGAGPAPTDSRRFAAELRATPGRIAGNGACAVASLYTLQGKKGVNQDAMIFWENFCSRDDTIFCGVFDGHGPYGHLVAKRVRDLLPLKLGEGLTTEDGRVTSTGNIKLNTHDVASPEHIDKGSTAISSEAQQNGEYPETFPALRTSFLKAFRVMDRDLKLHKSIDCFFSGTTAVAVIKQEHNLIIGNLGDSRAVLGTRDENNQLIAVQLTVDLKPNIPSEAQRIRQRRGRIFALPEEPEVARVWLPKYNSPGLAMARAFGDFCLKDHGVISTPDVSYHHITEKDEFVVLATDGVWDVLSNDEVVSTVCRATSQASAARFLVESAHRAWRTRFPTSKIDDCAVVCLFLNTDKASESSSSLAKNLADAVEASSAGRATTVQVSAGASTDVAALVPVPDGNEVSIAETITKLVTLMDLPKDG from the exons ATGGTGGAGGCCGCCGCCGGGCGCCGGACAGGCACCAGCCGTCGGCGGCCTAGCGGCAGCGGAGGGGAGCACCGGCACCTGGTCGCGCTCGCCGTCGCCGCGCGCGTCGCCATGGTCACCACCCGGTCCGTGGGTCCAGCAGCAGTAGCGGAAGGTGATGGAGCGGGAGCTGCTGTAACAGATGCCGGCGCCGCTGGCGGTGGCGGACGATGCATGGAGGACTTCTTCGACTGCCTCCTCGGCTTGCTCGGCGCGTTAGGCATGACATGGGCTGCGGCGCGGCCCCAGCGGCAGCCGCGCCCGCCGCTGCCTCGCGGGGCTGCGGGGGCGGGGCCTGCGCCAACTGACTCCCGGCGTTTCGCGGCGGAGCTCAGGGCCACCCCCGGCCGGATCGCCGGCAATGGCGCCTGCGCCGTCGCGTCACTGTACACGCTGCAGGGCAAGAAGGGCGTCAACCAGGATGCTATGATCTTCTGGGAG AACTTCTGTTCAAGAGATGATACCATCTTTTGTGGTGTGTTTGACGGCCATGGACCTTATGGCCATTTGGTTGCCAAGAGAGTAAGAGATCTGCTGCCTCTAAAGTTAGGAGAAGGTTTGACGACGGAAGATGGTAGAGTAACATCCACTGGCAACATTAAGCTCAACACACATGATGTAGCTTCACCAGAACACATAGACAAAGGAAGTACTGCCATTTCCTCTgaagctcagcagaatggagagtATCCAGAGACCTTCCCAGCATTGAGAACTTCATTCTTGAAGGCATTCCGTGTAATGGATAGGGATCTCAAATTACATAAAAGCATTGACTGCTTTTTCAGTGGGACTACAGCGGTGGCAGTGATCAAGCAG GAACACAATCTTATAATTGGCAATTTGGGGGATTCAAGAGCTGTCTTAGGCACCAGAGATGAAAATAACCAGCTTATTGCTGTTCAATTGACAGTTGATCTCAAACCTAACATTCCAA GCGAAGCACAGAGAATCAGGCAACGCAGGGGCAGAATATTCGCGCTTCCCGAGGAGCCGGAGGTTGCTCGTGTTTGGCTTCCAAAGTACAACTCTCCTGGACTGGCCATGGCTAGGGCATTTGGAGACTTCTGTCTGAAGGACCATGGTGTAATTTCTACGCCTGACGTCTCCTATCACCACATCACGGAGAAAGACGAATTTGTGGTGCTGGCTACTGACGGG GTCTGGGACGTGCTATCAAACGATGAGGTTGTTAGCACTGTCTGCCGAGCCACATCTCAGGCCTCTGCAGCCCGGTTTCTCGTCGAGTCGGCTCACCGCGCTTGGCGGACTCGGTTCCCCACTTCTAAGATCGATGACTGCGCTGTTGTCTGCCTGTTCCTGAACACAGACAAAGCGAGCGAATCGTCGAGTTCTTTGGCCAAGAACTTGGCAGATGCTGTAGAAGCTAGCAGTGCTGGGCGCGCCACAACTGTCCAGGTGAGCGCTGGTGCATCTACAGATGTTGCCGCCCTGGTACCAGTACCAGATGGGAACGAGGTGTCTATTGCTGAAACCATCACAAAGCTGGTCACGCTCATGGATTTGCCCAAGGATGGTTGA